The following are encoded in a window of Arthrobacter antioxidans genomic DNA:
- a CDS encoding HAMP domain-containing sensor histidine kinase — MVKRWNAASLRSQLVAIIMLLMIVTVGITGLATVSLLRDGLVDRVDQDLWNNARTVANDIYSTEPQADGAVLRYYAALLDSEGGVVVANQSDDAADVPDLGDITQERIIDLDGSGFDVPSTDADSQGWRVRIFRFANTDGYLAIASRLNTVNESVQEAKEIIFTSGLVTTALASLIAFVTVTRQFAPLARVERTAAAIATGDLSRRVAVERPASEIGRLSRSLNAMLAHIERAFAARTASETKMRRFVADASHELRTPLVTIRGYSELYRHGALQKDEDVAAAMGRIESEAIRMGQLVEDLLTLARIDEQRRPDVKPVDLTVLGHDAAFDARATAPDRTISVVGLDGGSPRSAPTRGDEARLRQVVANLMTNALRYTPAGSPIEIAVGVAPVLHGHSDSVLEVRDHGPGISEEDAAKVFERFYRADTSRHRETGGTGLGLAIVAALVAQHDGSVRLEETPGGGATLSIRLPHVPLDGETTEEGAPEQDGVSERAVTDVPGEPDSDHHPAFSNGITPPQPPPTKPVVHKRRDAR; from the coding sequence TTGGTCAAGCGTTGGAACGCGGCGTCGCTCCGCTCGCAGCTCGTGGCGATCATCATGCTCCTGATGATCGTCACCGTGGGCATCACCGGCCTCGCCACCGTCTCGCTGCTGCGTGACGGACTGGTGGACCGCGTGGACCAGGACCTGTGGAACAACGCCAGGACCGTCGCGAACGACATCTACTCCACCGAGCCGCAGGCGGACGGCGCCGTGCTGAGGTACTACGCGGCCCTACTGGACAGCGAGGGCGGTGTGGTGGTGGCCAACCAGTCCGACGACGCCGCCGACGTGCCCGATCTCGGGGACATCACGCAGGAACGCATCATCGATCTCGACGGCTCGGGTTTCGATGTGCCCAGCACCGACGCCGACAGCCAGGGGTGGCGCGTGCGGATCTTCCGCTTCGCGAACACCGACGGCTACCTCGCCATCGCCTCCCGCCTGAACACGGTGAACGAATCGGTGCAGGAGGCGAAGGAGATCATCTTCACCTCGGGCCTCGTCACCACGGCCCTGGCCTCCCTCATCGCCTTCGTGACGGTGACGCGGCAGTTCGCGCCGCTCGCCCGCGTGGAGCGGACGGCGGCAGCGATCGCGACCGGCGACCTCTCCCGTCGCGTCGCCGTCGAACGCCCCGCCTCCGAGATCGGGCGGCTCTCCCGGTCCCTCAACGCGATGCTCGCGCACATCGAGCGGGCGTTCGCCGCCCGCACCGCGTCGGAGACCAAGATGCGGCGGTTCGTCGCCGACGCGTCCCACGAGTTGAGGACCCCGCTCGTCACCATCCGCGGCTACTCGGAGCTGTACCGGCACGGGGCCCTGCAGAAGGACGAGGACGTCGCCGCCGCGATGGGCCGCATCGAGAGCGAGGCGATCCGCATGGGCCAGCTGGTCGAGGACCTGCTGACGCTCGCGCGGATCGACGAGCAGCGCCGCCCCGACGTGAAGCCCGTGGACCTCACGGTGCTCGGCCATGACGCCGCCTTCGACGCGCGGGCCACCGCCCCGGACCGCACCATCTCCGTCGTCGGGCTCGACGGCGGCAGCCCCCGCTCCGCACCCACCCGGGGGGACGAGGCGCGGCTCCGCCAGGTGGTCGCGAACCTGATGACCAACGCGCTGCGGTACACGCCCGCCGGTTCGCCCATCGAGATCGCGGTCGGTGTGGCCCCCGTGCTGCACGGCCACAGCGATTCCGTCCTGGAGGTGCGCGACCACGGCCCCGGGATCTCCGAGGAGGACGCCGCGAAGGTCTTCGAGCGTTTCTACCGGGCGGACACCTCGCGTCATCGCGAGACCGGGGGCACGGGACTCGGCCTCGCGATCGTCGCCGCACTGGTGGCCCAGCACGACGGCTCGGTCAGGCTCGAGGAGACGCCGGGCGGCGGCGCGACCCTGTCGATCCGGCTTCCGCACGTCCCGCTGGACGGGGAGACCACCGAGGAGGGAGCCCCGGAGCAGGACGGCGTGTCCGAGAGGGCGGTGACGGACGTGCCCGGCGAGCCGGACTCCGATCATCACCCGGCCTTCTCGAACGGCATCACTCCTCCACAGCCCCCGCCGACGAAGCCTGTTGTCCACAAACGCCGCGACGCCCGCTGA